Proteins encoded within one genomic window of Mesotoga infera:
- a CDS encoding uracil-xanthine permease, with protein MSNEKSAYQEVREQEDRSKGLGKGGLLVLGLQHAFTMFGATVLVPYLTGVPVNVALFTAGVGTLLFHLLTQWKVPVFLGSSFAYIAPINAVILYHANAADTFSSVPEAISAGFAITPDMIAYATGGILIAGLVQVGIAILIKLLGVSKFEKIFPPAVAGTIIAVIGLNLAPTAISMASSNWWIAVVSLGTAVIVRLYVKGFTRLIPVMCGIIVGYIVAAATGNVSFDAVNQASWVGIPSFVLPKFSIYSLTVLVPVALAPTIEHFGDIFAVSAITGKKFYDDPGIHRTLAGDGIATAVAGFFGGPANTTYSENTGVLAITKVFNPVVMRIAAVFAVILSFVPKVGALIQSIPTAVMGGIEILLFGMIAAVGMKTLIENRVKVDGKNLIVISVMLVVGIGGAAIGIGPVRFEGIGLAALVGLLLNGIFVMTKAPEE; from the coding sequence GTGAGCAATGAAAAATCGGCTTATCAGGAAGTGAGGGAGCAGGAAGACAGAAGTAAAGGTCTGGGCAAAGGGGGACTTCTTGTACTCGGTCTGCAGCATGCGTTTACGATGTTTGGGGCAACGGTCCTAGTACCATACCTCACCGGTGTTCCCGTAAATGTAGCGTTGTTTACTGCAGGTGTTGGCACGCTTCTTTTCCATCTGCTGACACAATGGAAAGTGCCTGTGTTCCTTGGGTCAAGTTTTGCGTACATAGCTCCAATCAATGCCGTAATTCTTTATCACGCCAATGCGGCCGACACTTTCAGTTCAGTTCCGGAGGCAATTTCCGCAGGATTTGCGATTACTCCCGATATGATTGCCTATGCAACGGGAGGAATATTGATAGCGGGTCTTGTTCAGGTGGGAATCGCAATTCTAATCAAACTGCTTGGGGTAAGCAAATTTGAGAAGATTTTCCCGCCAGCTGTCGCCGGAACGATAATAGCAGTGATAGGCTTGAATCTAGCCCCAACTGCGATAAGCATGGCGAGTTCAAACTGGTGGATTGCGGTTGTCTCTCTGGGAACAGCGGTGATTGTCAGACTTTACGTAAAGGGATTTACCAGGCTTATTCCCGTTATGTGCGGAATAATCGTGGGTTACATTGTGGCCGCAGCAACGGGAAATGTCTCATTCGACGCGGTGAATCAGGCAAGTTGGGTCGGGATTCCTTCCTTTGTGCTTCCCAAGTTCTCAATTTACTCGCTAACGGTTCTTGTTCCTGTAGCTCTAGCGCCGACAATCGAGCATTTCGGAGATATCTTCGCGGTGTCGGCAATCACTGGCAAGAAATTCTATGATGATCCAGGCATACACAGGACGCTAGCCGGAGACGGAATCGCCACTGCTGTTGCCGGTTTCTTTGGAGGACCCGCTAATACTACATATAGCGAGAACACGGGTGTTCTTGCGATTACGAAGGTCTTTAATCCTGTAGTAATGAGGATAGCCGCGGTATTTGCAGTGATACTGTCATTCGTGCCGAAGGTGGGAGCGCTGATTCAGTCAATTCCCACTGCAGTGATGGGCGGAATTGAGATATTGCTGTTTGGGATGATCGCTGCTGTTGGAATGAAGACACTTATAGAAAACAGGGTGAAGGTCGATGGAAAAAACCTCATAGTGATATCGGTAATGCTTGTAGTTGGCATAGGTGGCGCAGCTATAGGAATTGGTCCGGTGAGATTCGAGGGGATAGGACTTGCTGCACTCGTAGGGTTACTCCTAAATGGAATATTTGTAATGACAAAGGCTCCTGAAGAATAG
- a CDS encoding 2-oxoacid:acceptor oxidoreductase subunit alpha, whose amino-acid sequence MREFMLLQGDEACALGAIKAGCKFFAGYPITPATEIAETMARELPKIGGTFIQMEDEIASAAAIIGASLAGEKSMTATSGPGFSLMQEAIGYASMTETPTVIVNVQRGGPSTGMPTKTAQGDIMQARWGTHGDHQIIAIYPSNVEEVYKYIITAFNYAELYRTPVIFLMDEILGHMRESVYLPHDSEIMEVQRVGETEMAEDDIFHPFEGDDQMMATPLVKMGKSRFHVSGLVHDESGFPVGSPSDSARLLRRLDNKIRLHSDEIVIYDEYMTEDAEILVLAYGSVARSAIKAVKMAREDKINVGLFKPVTIWPFPSTRLRQLLKKVSAVIVAEMNLGQILYEVSRLNKRGAKIEHLSKVNGELITPQEVLDAISRVKSEIMDL is encoded by the coding sequence ATGCGTGAATTCATGCTGCTTCAGGGCGATGAAGCATGCGCGCTTGGAGCGATAAAGGCTGGATGCAAGTTTTTCGCCGGCTATCCAATTACGCCGGCCACAGAAATTGCCGAGACTATGGCAAGAGAGCTTCCGAAGATTGGAGGAACTTTCATTCAGATGGAGGATGAAATTGCAAGTGCGGCAGCAATAATTGGCGCGTCACTCGCCGGTGAGAAATCAATGACTGCAACCAGCGGGCCGGGTTTCTCTCTGATGCAAGAAGCCATAGGGTACGCGTCGATGACTGAAACTCCTACCGTAATAGTCAACGTGCAGCGAGGCGGACCCTCGACAGGCATGCCCACAAAGACGGCTCAAGGAGATATCATGCAAGCGAGATGGGGTACTCACGGGGACCATCAGATCATTGCGATTTACCCTTCAAACGTTGAAGAAGTGTACAAGTATATTATCACTGCCTTCAATTATGCCGAATTATATAGAACACCGGTTATCTTTCTGATGGACGAAATTCTCGGTCATATGAGGGAAAGTGTTTATCTCCCCCATGATTCAGAAATTATGGAAGTTCAAAGAGTGGGTGAAACAGAAATGGCCGAAGATGATATCTTTCATCCCTTCGAAGGTGATGATCAGATGATGGCCACACCACTTGTTAAGATGGGAAAGTCAAGATTTCATGTTTCCGGCCTCGTTCACGACGAGTCAGGGTTTCCGGTTGGATCGCCATCTGATTCTGCCAGGCTGCTAAGAAGACTTGACAACAAGATAAGACTTCACAGTGATGAAATAGTCATTTATGATGAGTATATGACAGAGGATGCCGAAATACTTGTTCTCGCATACGGATCGGTTGCTAGAAGCGCAATCAAGGCCGTGAAGATGGCGAGGGAGGACAAGATCAATGTTGGGCTTTTCAAACCTGTTACCATTTGGCCGTTTCCAAGTACAAGACTCAGACAGCTCCTGAAAAAGGTAAGTGCCGTAATTGTTGCCGAGATGAACCTTGGGCAAATTCTCTATGAAGTGTCCAGATTAAACAAGCGTGGCGCAAAAATTGAACATCTGAGTAAAGTGAATGGTGAATTAATAACTCCACAGGAAGTTCTCGACGCTATATCGAGGGTTAAGTCCGAGATAATGGATCTTTAG
- a CDS encoding glycine/betaine ABC transporter substrate-binding protein, which yields MKRLFLISLVVLMATVMSFGQTRLNVGAKNFTEQYIVSSMISQLLEDAGFRVTENFGMSSFVARSALETGQIDLYADYTGTAWPTYLGHEKMIRDPFDLYDAVKTEDLENGIVWLDMANFNNTYALAVRRDFAAEHGLQNLEDLAELTHENPDLLFGIVYEFLERDDGFWPMSETYGFTVEKRQVKTMEIGLTYEALDKNQIDVAMVFSTDGKLEKYNLLVLEDTKNFFPSYNLAVTVRKEVLDNNPEIEEILRPISVYLTEPIMIRLNYLVDAGGYEPDEVAEGFLKGLGLID from the coding sequence TTGAAGAGACTATTTCTTATTTCGTTGGTAGTTTTAATGGCAACAGTTATGTCATTTGGCCAGACAAGGCTGAATGTTGGAGCAAAGAACTTCACCGAACAGTATATCGTCAGTAGCATGATTTCGCAACTTCTTGAAGATGCAGGGTTTAGAGTGACCGAGAACTTTGGAATGAGTTCATTTGTTGCAAGAAGTGCGCTCGAGACCGGGCAGATTGATCTTTATGCTGACTATACGGGTACTGCTTGGCCCACATATTTAGGCCACGAAAAAATGATTAGAGATCCCTTTGATCTCTATGATGCTGTAAAGACAGAAGATCTTGAAAATGGAATCGTATGGCTTGACATGGCCAATTTCAATAATACATACGCTCTGGCTGTAAGAAGAGATTTCGCGGCCGAGCACGGGCTACAGAATCTTGAGGATCTTGCTGAACTTACGCACGAAAACCCAGATCTGCTTTTCGGAATTGTATACGAATTCCTTGAAAGAGATGATGGGTTCTGGCCGATGAGTGAGACATACGGTTTTACTGTTGAAAAGAGGCAAGTTAAGACAATGGAGATCGGGCTGACCTATGAGGCACTTGATAAGAATCAGATAGACGTTGCCATGGTCTTTTCAACTGATGGAAAGCTGGAGAAATACAATCTTCTGGTACTCGAAGATACTAAGAATTTCTTCCCGTCATACAATCTCGCCGTTACAGTACGTAAGGAAGTGTTGGATAACAATCCCGAGATAGAAGAGATTCTGAGACCCATATCCGTTTATCTTACAGAACCAATAATGATCAGGCTGAATTATTTGGTAGACGCTGGTGGTTATGAGCCAGATGAAGTTGCCGAAGGATTCCTCAAAGGATTGGGTCTGATAGATTAA
- a CDS encoding stage V sporulation protein S: MEILKVSSKSNPNKVAGAIAGVISKNEQVELQAIGAGAVNQAVKAVAIASRFLREQGTKVYMVPGFVEIQIGEEMRTGITIKIVSEKDESK, translated from the coding sequence ATGGAAATCCTGAAGGTCAGTTCTAAATCTAATCCGAACAAGGTAGCAGGTGCCATAGCCGGGGTAATCTCAAAGAACGAGCAAGTAGAACTTCAGGCCATTGGTGCTGGTGCTGTGAATCAAGCAGTAAAAGCAGTTGCCATCGCTTCCAGATTCCTCAGAGAACAGGGCACTAAAGTGTATATGGTCCCTGGATTTGTGGAGATTCAAATTGGCGAAGAGATGCGAACGGGGATCACCATTAAGATTGTTTCTGAGAAAGACGAAAGTAAGTAA
- a CDS encoding ferritin has translation MLTVSDMLGIALKIEGAGYSYYERLGERTSGEVKALFLKLAEQEREHANIFRELLKDEGKTSTTQDWDDNVGYLKAYAEISIFPRIESSEIPQNLNRAISSAMEVEKDSIIFYSDLSSFIPDSNELKKIIEEERRHLHDLVKLYGSL, from the coding sequence ATGCTTACAGTAAGCGATATGCTAGGTATAGCATTGAAGATCGAAGGAGCGGGTTACTCATATTACGAAAGGCTTGGCGAAAGAACTTCAGGAGAGGTCAAGGCTCTTTTTCTCAAGCTGGCGGAACAGGAAAGAGAGCACGCAAACATATTCAGAGAACTCCTCAAGGATGAGGGAAAGACTTCAACAACTCAGGACTGGGACGACAATGTCGGATATCTCAAAGCATATGCCGAAATATCAATATTTCCCCGGATCGAATCTTCCGAGATTCCACAGAATTTGAACAGAGCGATTAGTAGCGCAATGGAAGTGGAGAAGGACAGCATCATATTCTATTCCGATCTTTCCTCCTTCATTCCCGACAGCAATGAACTCAAAAAAATTATAGAGGAAGAACGCAGACATCTTCACGATCTCGTTAAGCTTTATGGCTCTTTGTAG
- a CDS encoding pyruvate, phosphate dikinase: MSEKFVYYFGKEKAEGDAKMKNLLGGKGANLSEMVKIGIPVPPGFTISTEVCKYYYEHGNTYPESLENEVEEAVKLLEEETGKGFGSTEKPLLVSVRSGAAISMPGMMDTILNLGLNDDSVNGLIKESGNPRFCYDAYRRFLQMFGDVVLKIEHSEFEGALKSIKKERGVKLDTELDAEDMKEVVKRYLEVYKKSGKEFPQDPWKQLWMATDAVFGSWMNERAIKYRALNGIKEGELLGTAVNVVAMVFGNTGEDSGTGVAFTRDPNTGEKQFYGEYLPNAQGEDVVAGTRTPFPLTKLQDINPAVYDQLLDIFSKLENHYRDMQDIEFTVEHGILYLLQTRNGKRTPYASVKIAVDLAEENRISKEEAVMRVTPEHIETLLHPYFTKETMESAELLAKGVAASPGAASGVVAFDPETAERMVKEESKSVILVRPETSPEDIAGMAAAQGILTSTGGKTSHAAVVARGMGKTCIVGCEAVEVDQKTRIMKVNGKIIKEGEWISIDGTSGEVFMGKLDSVKPQGLEGPLAKLLNWADEIRKLGIRTNADTPNDAKIAREFGAEGIGLTRTEHMFFQEDRIFAVRQMITSNTKEQRERSLAKILPMQEEDFYGIFKAMEGLPVTIRLLDPPLHEFLPKDDEDVKELSEEMGMTYEELKATIEDLHEFNPMMGFRGCRLAVVYPEIAEMQTKAIIGAAIRLVKEGKSVIPEIMIPLIVEIEELKYVKSIIIKAAEELIADSGNKLEYKVGTMIEVPRAALTADEIAKEAEFFSFGTNDLTQMTYGFSRDDYGKYVGHYLEKGILESDPFQKLDRTGVGQLVRMGTEKGRSTRPDLKVGICGEHGGEPSSVEFCHIVGLNYVSCSPYRVPVARLSAAQAVVKNR; this comes from the coding sequence GTGTCAGAAAAATTTGTGTACTATTTTGGAAAAGAGAAGGCCGAAGGCGACGCGAAAATGAAGAATCTTCTTGGCGGAAAGGGAGCAAACCTATCCGAGATGGTTAAGATAGGGATACCTGTTCCTCCAGGATTCACTATTTCCACAGAGGTTTGCAAGTACTACTACGAGCATGGTAATACATATCCAGAAAGCCTGGAGAATGAAGTGGAAGAAGCTGTAAAGCTTTTGGAGGAAGAAACCGGAAAGGGTTTTGGCTCTACTGAGAAACCATTGCTTGTTTCGGTGAGGTCCGGGGCAGCAATTTCGATGCCCGGCATGATGGACACGATTCTAAATCTCGGTCTCAATGATGACAGTGTAAATGGTTTGATCAAAGAGTCAGGCAATCCCAGATTTTGCTACGACGCCTATAGAAGATTTCTTCAGATGTTCGGCGACGTTGTTCTGAAAATCGAACACTCCGAGTTCGAAGGAGCACTGAAGAGCATCAAGAAAGAAAGGGGCGTGAAACTTGATACGGAACTTGATGCAGAGGATATGAAAGAGGTAGTTAAGAGATATCTGGAGGTCTACAAAAAGTCCGGCAAAGAGTTCCCTCAGGATCCCTGGAAGCAATTATGGATGGCGACTGATGCAGTATTTGGTAGTTGGATGAATGAAAGGGCGATTAAGTATCGTGCCCTGAACGGTATAAAAGAAGGAGAACTCCTGGGAACTGCGGTTAACGTTGTTGCAATGGTTTTTGGCAACACTGGAGAAGATAGTGGAACGGGCGTCGCATTCACGAGAGATCCCAATACCGGCGAGAAGCAATTCTATGGAGAGTATTTGCCGAACGCTCAAGGAGAGGACGTTGTTGCCGGAACACGTACGCCATTTCCCCTAACAAAACTCCAGGATATTAATCCAGCAGTTTACGATCAGCTACTAGATATCTTTAGTAAACTGGAGAACCATTATAGAGATATGCAGGACATTGAGTTTACTGTTGAACACGGGATTCTGTATTTGCTTCAAACGCGTAATGGAAAGCGAACTCCTTACGCAAGTGTCAAGATCGCGGTTGATCTCGCTGAAGAAAATAGAATTTCTAAAGAAGAGGCAGTTATGAGAGTCACTCCAGAACATATAGAGACTCTTCTTCACCCTTATTTCACCAAAGAGACTATGGAGAGTGCAGAGCTCCTCGCAAAGGGGGTAGCAGCATCTCCGGGAGCGGCATCCGGAGTAGTTGCCTTTGACCCGGAAACGGCAGAAAGAATGGTTAAAGAAGAGAGCAAATCTGTCATCCTTGTCAGGCCTGAGACTTCTCCAGAGGATATCGCAGGAATGGCGGCTGCTCAGGGAATTCTGACCTCAACTGGAGGCAAGACTTCACATGCCGCAGTCGTTGCCAGAGGTATGGGCAAGACCTGTATCGTAGGCTGTGAAGCCGTTGAAGTTGATCAGAAGACAAGAATCATGAAGGTGAATGGAAAGATCATAAAGGAAGGCGAATGGATAAGCATTGATGGTACATCCGGCGAGGTCTTCATGGGCAAACTGGATTCCGTCAAGCCTCAGGGTCTTGAAGGTCCTCTGGCAAAGCTTCTAAATTGGGCAGACGAAATCAGGAAGCTGGGGATAAGGACCAATGCCGATACTCCAAACGATGCGAAAATAGCCCGGGAGTTTGGTGCTGAAGGAATAGGTCTCACGAGGACCGAGCACATGTTCTTCCAGGAAGACAGGATTTTTGCTGTTCGACAGATGATTACTTCTAATACCAAAGAGCAGAGAGAAAGATCTCTGGCTAAGATTCTTCCGATGCAGGAAGAGGATTTCTATGGGATATTCAAGGCCATGGAAGGGCTTCCTGTAACAATTAGGCTTCTCGATCCCCCTCTTCACGAGTTCCTTCCAAAAGATGACGAGGACGTTAAAGAACTTTCTGAAGAGATGGGTATGACCTATGAGGAGCTCAAGGCAACTATTGAAGATCTTCATGAATTCAACCCTATGATGGGATTCAGAGGTTGCAGACTTGCTGTCGTTTATCCTGAAATAGCTGAAATGCAGACTAAGGCGATAATTGGAGCAGCTATACGGTTGGTCAAGGAAGGAAAATCGGTCATTCCCGAAATCATGATTCCTTTGATTGTCGAAATAGAAGAATTGAAGTACGTCAAATCGATAATCATAAAGGCGGCTGAAGAGCTGATTGCTGATTCTGGTAATAAGCTTGAATACAAAGTGGGAACAATGATTGAAGTGCCGAGAGCCGCACTTACTGCCGATGAAATAGCCAAAGAAGCAGAGTTCTTTAGCTTTGGAACAAATGACCTCACTCAGATGACTTATGGGTTCAGTAGAGACGACTATGGGAAATACGTCGGTCATTATTTGGAGAAAGGTATTCTAGAGAGCGATCCATTCCAGAAGTTGGACAGAACGGGTGTTGGACAGCTTGTTAGGATGGGAACAGAAAAGGGACGCTCAACCAGACCGGATCTCAAGGTCGGAATATGTGGTGAGCATGGCGGAGAGCCTTCATCGGTTGAATTCTGCCATATTGTAGGTCTCAATTATGTCAGTTGCTCTCCTTACAGAGTTCCTGTGGCGAGATTATCGGCTGCTCAAGCAGTAGTGAAGAATAGATAA
- a CDS encoding sodium ion-translocating decarboxylase subunit beta — protein MAALISGYLAQTGFATVSWENWVMFAVAGLLVYLAVAKDAEPLLLVPIAFGMVIANIPPEVTGVFTPGTGIMWILQQGLMLGIYPPLIFLGIGAVTDFSFVLANPKTLFLGAAAQIGIFITFLAANWMGFSISDAAAIAIIGGADGPTSIYVASILESQFLPIIAIASYSYIALIPVLQPPIMRVLTTRKERSITMGKKLRKVSKLERIVFPIVATIAISLIVPQALPLVGMLMLGNLLRENGRTKRLVEASGKYISDTVIILLCVSVGAKADGKIFLTLESIMILGLGCAAFIVATASGILFAKLMNVFSANKVNPLIGAAGVSAVPTAARVAQKVASEEDPTNFVLMHAMGPNIAGVIGSAVAAGVFLSII, from the coding sequence ATGGCAGCGTTGATCTCGGGATATCTAGCACAGACAGGTTTCGCCACGGTAAGCTGGGAAAACTGGGTAATGTTTGCAGTTGCGGGGCTTCTTGTCTATCTTGCGGTTGCAAAAGATGCTGAACCGCTACTTCTTGTGCCAATTGCATTCGGAATGGTTATTGCAAATATTCCTCCAGAGGTCACGGGGGTTTTTACTCCTGGCACTGGAATTATGTGGATTCTACAACAGGGATTGATGCTAGGAATATATCCTCCTTTGATATTTCTCGGTATTGGCGCGGTTACTGATTTCTCTTTCGTGTTAGCTAATCCCAAGACGCTCTTTCTTGGGGCTGCTGCTCAGATAGGGATTTTCATCACCTTTCTTGCAGCGAACTGGATGGGGTTTTCCATTTCCGATGCCGCAGCGATAGCAATTATTGGTGGAGCCGACGGACCTACTTCCATTTACGTTGCAAGCATCTTGGAGTCCCAGTTTCTTCCAATTATCGCGATAGCTTCGTATTCATACATCGCCTTGATCCCTGTTCTTCAACCACCAATAATGAGAGTTCTTACTACTCGCAAGGAACGCTCGATAACAATGGGAAAGAAGCTCAGGAAAGTCTCTAAGCTCGAAAGAATTGTGTTCCCGATTGTCGCGACTATTGCGATTTCGCTGATTGTTCCTCAGGCGCTTCCATTAGTTGGAATGTTGATGTTAGGAAATCTCCTGAGAGAGAACGGCAGGACTAAGCGACTGGTTGAAGCTTCAGGAAAGTACATTTCGGATACTGTAATAATTCTGTTGTGCGTATCTGTAGGTGCCAAGGCGGATGGGAAGATATTCCTTACGTTGGAGAGTATAATGATTTTGGGATTGGGTTGCGCTGCGTTCATTGTAGCAACTGCTTCGGGAATTCTATTCGCTAAGCTGATGAATGTGTTTTCCGCGAACAAAGTGAATCCTTTGATAGGCGCCGCAGGTGTTTCGGCAGTCCCGACCGCTGCAAGGGTGGCACAGAAAGTAGCATCGGAGGAAGATCCGACAAACTTCGTTCTTATGCACGCAATGGGCCCGAATATCGCGGGTGTAATCGGATCGGCAGTTGCTGCGGGGGTATTCCTTTCAATAATTTGA
- a CDS encoding 4Fe-4S dicluster domain-containing protein — protein sequence MAEKKQYQVNINHTLCKKCGICYWICPTKTITKGELGRPQIVDQKTCIGCLMCENACPDFAIDVHQLEAVKEDA from the coding sequence ATGGCCGAAAAGAAGCAGTATCAAGTTAATATCAATCACACTCTGTGTAAGAAGTGCGGCATATGCTATTGGATATGTCCTACGAAGACGATCACTAAGGGCGAACTGGGTAGGCCACAGATTGTTGATCAGAAAACCTGCATTGGTTGCCTCATGTGTGAAAACGCTTGCCCTGATTTTGCGATCGATGTTCATCAATTAGAGGCGGTGAAAGAAGATGCGTGA
- a CDS encoding ABC transporter permease yields the protein MRSETMEVFEYMVENSGYIMERLLEHIFIFLASWSMAVVAGVAIAIFVTRPGHRRAGSLVLSITGATQAVPSIAVIALVFLFMGIGAAPAIVALFLYSLVPVVFNTASGLMNVSMKMKEAAKGMGMTNRQILWKVEMPVTVPTMLSGIRSSATINIGTAAIAASIGAGGLGEIIFTGLRMTKGPMIIAGAIPVTLLAIAVDIILGFSEKALTSKGLRT from the coding sequence ATGAGGAGTGAGACTATGGAAGTCTTTGAATACATGGTCGAGAACTCTGGTTACATAATGGAAAGATTGCTTGAACACATTTTTATCTTCCTCGCTTCCTGGAGCATGGCGGTAGTGGCGGGAGTTGCAATTGCAATCTTCGTTACCAGGCCAGGTCATAGAAGGGCCGGTAGCCTGGTTCTATCGATTACAGGAGCAACTCAAGCCGTACCCAGTATCGCAGTGATAGCTCTTGTTTTCCTGTTCATGGGAATTGGAGCTGCACCTGCCATCGTTGCTCTGTTCCTTTACAGTCTTGTGCCAGTAGTTTTCAATACCGCTTCCGGCTTAATGAATGTTTCGATGAAGATGAAGGAGGCGGCCAAAGGAATGGGAATGACTAACAGGCAGATATTGTGGAAGGTGGAAATGCCTGTCACAGTTCCAACAATGCTTTCGGGAATTAGAAGTTCGGCGACAATAAATATCGGTACTGCTGCTATTGCTGCATCAATTGGTGCGGGTGGTCTGGGAGAGATTATCTTCACTGGACTTCGTATGACGAAGGGTCCAATGATAATTGCAGGAGCAATTCCTGTGACGCTCCTGGCGATAGCAGTAGACATAATCCTAGGTTTTTCGGAGAAAGCTCTGACTTCGAAAGGTCTCAGAACATAA